In a genomic window of Niallia taxi:
- the dltD gene encoding D-alanyl-lipoteichoic acid biosynthesis protein DltD, which yields MKKKYMFGPIIIALVLFAGVVFVPVSWLAKLVPAERLKESAISLEPNMFQGTYLQGEMLESSTYIPIYGSSELSRWDPFHPTNYFEANDAAFTPYLIGKGGTTSIIHDLNFATHAKQLKNKQMVVIVSPQWFVKHGTDEQHFAPNYSSLQAYQLPFNKEVDEQVKRKLMQRLMTYNAVKNDTILNQLYDAYLHDNRSKFNMLSVPAKAYISVLKKKDLYFTLQNDSLPNRHQSDEVQDKTWEELKAQAAAYGEKRTQQSDFYIDDKVYKHKKDRIKGMKGKNKGHSYAESLEYDDFQLMLDILKKSDAKPLFVIIPVNGEYYDYTGFPQKGRQDYYNRIKKQINDSGFTYADYSGHEYDPHFLRDTIHIGWKGWVYLDEDMQKFLD from the coding sequence ATGAAGAAGAAGTATATGTTTGGACCAATCATAATTGCATTGGTCCTGTTTGCCGGGGTTGTATTCGTACCAGTATCATGGCTGGCTAAGCTAGTCCCTGCGGAGCGCTTAAAGGAATCGGCTATCAGTTTAGAGCCAAATATGTTTCAAGGAACTTATTTACAAGGTGAAATGCTCGAAAGTTCGACTTATATTCCAATCTATGGTTCTTCTGAATTGTCGCGCTGGGATCCATTCCATCCAACGAATTATTTCGAAGCGAATGATGCTGCTTTCACACCTTATTTAATAGGTAAAGGCGGAACAACCTCTATTATTCATGATTTAAACTTTGCAACACATGCCAAACAATTAAAGAACAAGCAAATGGTTGTCATCGTATCACCGCAATGGTTTGTTAAGCATGGTACGGATGAGCAGCACTTTGCACCAAACTATTCTTCCCTGCAAGCGTACCAGCTTCCCTTTAATAAGGAAGTGGACGAGCAGGTGAAGCGAAAGTTGATGCAACGATTGATGACCTATAATGCAGTCAAAAATGATACGATTCTAAATCAGTTATATGATGCATATCTCCATGACAACAGAAGTAAGTTTAATATGTTATCAGTTCCTGCAAAAGCTTATATTTCTGTACTGAAGAAAAAGGATTTGTACTTCACACTTCAGAATGATTCCCTACCAAATCGACATCAGTCAGACGAAGTGCAGGACAAGACATGGGAAGAACTGAAGGCACAAGCAGCGGCTTACGGAGAGAAACGGACACAGCAGTCAGACTTCTATATTGACGACAAAGTCTATAAGCATAAGAAGGACCGCATAAAGGGGATGAAAGGAAAGAATAAAGGACATTCCTATGCAGAATCACTTGAATATGATGATTTCCAGCTGATGCTTGATATCCTTAAGAAATCAGATGCAAAACCGCTTTTTGTTATTATCCCAGTAAATGGAGAATACTATGATTATACTGGCTTTCCGCAAAAAGGAAGGCAAGACTACTATAATCGTATAAAAAAACAAATTAATGATAGCGGCTTTACTTACGCCGATTATTCTGGCCATGAATACGACCCGCACTTTTTACGAGACACGATTCATATTGGCTGGAAAGGCTGGGTTTACTTAGATGAGGATATGCAGAAGTTCCTTGATTAA
- a CDS encoding DUF4279 domain-containing protein, with product MDKTKVKVYFSLFGDAFPLEEITERLEITPTETYKRGDLIPNRSIPLYRKETSWDLGTGYQVSLDVNNQLQKIINKLKNKASIINEIKDAYSVECKFFIVVKIEEGNTPGLYLDKEIIKFASSIEAEFDVDLYANSY from the coding sequence ATGGACAAAACTAAAGTAAAGGTTTACTTCAGTTTGTTTGGAGATGCGTTTCCGCTTGAGGAAATAACAGAAAGGTTAGAAATAACTCCTACAGAAACCTATAAAAGAGGCGATTTAATTCCTAATCGGTCAATACCCCTTTATCGAAAAGAGACAAGTTGGGATTTAGGAACTGGCTACCAAGTTTCACTTGATGTAAATAATCAACTTCAAAAAATTATAAACAAGTTAAAAAATAAGGCATCAATAATTAACGAAATAAAAGATGCTTACTCTGTGGAATGTAAATTCTTTATCGTTGTCAAAATAGAAGAGGGAAATACCCCTGGGTTATATTTGGATAAAGAAATAATTAAATTTGCTTCAAGTATTGAAGCTGAATTCGATGTAGATTTGTACGCAAACTCTTATTAA
- a CDS encoding LysR family transcriptional regulator: protein MNIEQLTYIVEVAKVKSLAGAAKTLNISQSALSQAITKFEAELDIKIFNRTRSGTVPTKEGDLLIAKSQKALKAIYQIEDEAKQINHLNDLLRITVIPGLIGPIVDSYLDFKKNDSTLKIEINEKSSMDIIADLKNDKIDIGFIAINKKNMDAVTGFQFTPVTKGKLLVFASKDSAIAKTKEIIKPNVLKEQLFVLYKDEYVHSFISDFHRLYGPINIFLKTTDTQIITNTIIKLGAITIGHDISAEFNQNFPYKDEIIALETEDFFDTSFTFGWIKKYDNKLAREANLFIEKVSNILIK, encoded by the coding sequence ATGAACATAGAACAGTTAACCTATATAGTGGAAGTTGCAAAAGTAAAATCATTAGCAGGAGCAGCAAAAACATTAAATATTAGTCAATCTGCTTTAAGTCAAGCAATTACTAAATTTGAGGCTGAACTAGACATTAAAATATTTAATCGCACTAGATCAGGTACTGTACCAACAAAAGAAGGGGATCTCTTAATAGCAAAATCTCAAAAGGCATTAAAAGCGATCTATCAGATTGAAGACGAAGCAAAACAAATTAATCATTTAAATGATTTACTACGTATAACAGTTATTCCTGGTTTAATTGGTCCAATAGTTGATTCTTATCTAGATTTTAAAAAAAATGACTCAACCTTAAAAATTGAGATTAATGAGAAATCAAGTATGGATATCATTGCAGATTTAAAAAATGACAAAATTGATATTGGATTTATCGCCATCAACAAAAAAAATATGGATGCAGTTACCGGATTTCAATTCACTCCGGTTACAAAAGGGAAACTGTTAGTCTTCGCTTCAAAAGATTCAGCTATAGCTAAAACAAAGGAAATTATTAAACCTAATGTGCTTAAAGAGCAATTATTTGTATTATATAAAGATGAATATGTACATAGCTTTATATCAGATTTCCACCGCTTATATGGACCTATTAATATTTTTCTTAAAACTACAGATACACAAATAATTACCAATACTATTATAAAACTCGGCGCTATAACTATTGGGCATGACATTTCAGCTGAATTTAATCAAAACTTTCCATATAAAGACGAAATCATTGCTTTAGAAACTGAAGATTTTTTTGACACATCTTTCACCTTTGGTTGGATTAAAAAATACGACAATAAGCTTGCAAGAGAAGCAAACTTATTTATTGAAAAGGTTAGCAATATACTAATTAAATAA
- a CDS encoding 2,3-butanediol dehydrogenase yields the protein MKAARLYGSQDLRIEMVQEPIVSSGQVKVKVEWGGICGSDLHAYAHGQSPEPHPISKQSPPITLGHEFSGTIVEVSDDVKSHKVGERVAIEPLIYCGECYACKRGYYNQCSMVGFVGLNQDGGFAEYVVVDENMVHELPENVSFEEGALVEPTAVSFYAVRESDLKPGDSVAIFGAGPIGLLTLLSVKAAGATKIIVVDISEERLEKAKELGATTVISGLRDDIVQQILELTNGGVSVAYECAGVQQTMTNAVASVKQGGQVMAIAVFGNPVAIDMGQLLYKGANVTSRLAYRHVFPEVIDMISTGRLDVKGVITKKINLEDIVESGFEALINDKKQAKILVRPTK from the coding sequence ATGAAAGCAGCTAGATTATATGGAAGTCAAGATCTTCGAATAGAAATGGTGCAAGAACCAATTGTTTCATCAGGTCAAGTAAAAGTGAAGGTTGAATGGGGAGGAATATGTGGGAGTGACCTTCATGCATATGCACACGGCCAATCTCCAGAGCCACACCCAATTTCTAAACAGTCACCTCCAATCACACTAGGACATGAATTCTCTGGTACAATTGTGGAGGTTTCTGATGATGTAAAGAGTCATAAAGTGGGTGAAAGAGTTGCTATTGAACCACTTATTTATTGTGGTGAATGCTACGCATGCAAAAGAGGTTATTATAATCAATGCAGCATGGTGGGGTTTGTCGGATTAAATCAGGATGGTGGTTTTGCTGAATATGTAGTAGTTGATGAAAATATGGTTCATGAGCTGCCTGAAAATGTTTCTTTTGAAGAAGGTGCATTAGTTGAACCAACAGCTGTTTCATTTTATGCAGTTAGAGAAAGTGACTTGAAACCAGGGGACTCTGTAGCTATTTTTGGTGCTGGTCCAATTGGTTTGTTAACATTATTGTCTGTAAAAGCTGCAGGAGCAACAAAGATTATTGTTGTAGACATATCTGAGGAACGTCTGGAAAAAGCTAAAGAATTAGGAGCTACTACCGTCATTAGTGGTTTGCGTGATGATATTGTTCAACAAATCCTTGAATTGACAAATGGCGGAGTTAGTGTTGCTTATGAATGTGCAGGAGTACAACAGACAATGACCAATGCAGTGGCTTCAGTAAAACAAGGTGGACAAGTAATGGCGATAGCTGTATTTGGAAACCCAGTTGCTATAGATATGGGGCAACTATTGTATAAAGGCGCAAATGTAACATCAAGACTTGCTTATAGACATGTTTTCCCTGAAGTAATCGATATGATTTCTACAGGCCGTTTAGATGTTAAAGGAGTTATCACAAAAAAAATTAATTTGGAAGATATAGTTGAAAGTGG